AAAATGGTTTGGTAATGTTGTTGCCTCACGGGTATGAAAACCAAGGTGCAGAACACTCTTCTGCTCGTTTAGAGCGCTATTTACAGCTTTGTGCAGAGCACAATATGTTCGTTGCAAACTGTACAACACCAGCTAACTTCTTCCACTTATTGAGAAGACAAATGGTAACTGATTTCAGAAAGCCATTAATCGTAATGTCGCCTAAGAGTTTATTGAGACATCCATTAGCTACTTCAAAAATTAGCGATTTAACGGATGGTAAATTCCAATATGTAATTGACGATGCTGCTGTAGATAAAGCAAAAGTGAAATCATTGGTATTCTGTTCAGGGAAATTCTACTATGATTTAGTAGCGAAAAGAGAAGAATTAGGAAGAGAGGATATTGCATTTGTACGTTTAGAACAATTGTTCCCATTGCCAATCGAGCAAATCAAAGAAGTAATCGCTTCTTATCCAAATGCAGATGATTTCGTATGGGCACAAGAAGAACCTAAAAACATGGGTGCTTATGGTTATATGTTGATGAATTTTGACGAAAAACCATTGCGTTATGCAGGGAATAAAGCCTACAGTGCACCAGCATCAGGTAGTTCAACACGTTCTAAAAAGCGTTTTGCCTATGCAATTGAGAAAGTTTTTAATAAGAACTTATAATAAAAAAAGAGTATTTTTACATAACAATATTTAATTAAAGAATATACGATGAGCATCTTAGAAATGAAAGTTCCTTCACCAGGTGAATCAATTACAGAGGTTGAAATTGCTACTTGGTTGGTAAAAGATGGAGACTATGTTGAAAAAGACCAAGCAATTGCTGAGGTTGATTCAGATAAAGCAACATTAGAATTGCCTGCTGAAGCAAGCGGAATCATTACTTTAAAAGCAGAAGAAGGTGACGCAGTAGCGGTAGGTCAAGTGGTTTGTTTAATCGATACTAGTGCTGCAAAACCGGCAGGAGGTTCTTCTACTGAGGCTAAGCCTGCGGCTGAAGCTCCAAAAGCGGAGGCTCCAAAAGCAGAACCTGTACAAGCACCTGCAGCTGCAGCAACGTATGCAACAGGAACAGCTTCTCCAGCGGCTAAGAAGATACTAGATGAAAAAAATATTGATGCTGCTACAGTTTCTGGAACAGGAAAAGATGGTAGAATCACGAAAGAAGATGCTTTAAACGCGAAACATTCAATGGGTACTCCAACAGGAGGATCAAGAGGAGAAGAGCGTAAAAAAATGTCTATGTTACGTCGTAAAGTAGCAGAGCGTTTGGTTGAAGCTAAAAATACAACTGCAATGTTAACTACATTTAATGAGGTTAACTTGACAAACGTAAACAAGCTAAGAAGCGAATACAAAGACGCTTTCAAAGCAAAACACGGTGTTGGTTTAGGTTTCATGTCTTTCTTTACAAAAGCGGTTACTCGTGCTTTAGCCTTGTACCCAGATGTAAACTCAATGATTGACGGACAAGAGCAAATTAAATATGACTTCTGTGATATTTCAATTGCTGTATCTGGACCAAAAGGTTTAATGGTTCCTGTTGTTCGCAATGCTGAATTATTGTCTTTCCGTGGAGTTGAAGCTGAAATTAAACGTTTAGCAACAAGAGCTCGAGATGGACAAATTACAGTAGACGAAATGACTGGTGGTACATTTACAATCACAAATGGTGGTGTATTTGGATCGATGTTGTCTACGCCAATTATCAACCCTCCACAATCTGGAATCCTTGGAATGCACAATATTATTGAGCGTCCAATCGCAGTTGATGGAAAAGTTGAAATTCACCCAATGATGTATGTAGCGTTATCGTATGACCACCGTATCATCGACGGACGTGAATCAGTAGGTTTCTTAGTTGCAATCAAAGAAGCATTAGAAAACCCAACTGAATTGTTGATGGATAACAATCCTAAAAAAGCATTAGAACTTTAATAGAATAAAGGTTTATATAGAAAAAAGGCAACTAGTTTAGTTGCCTTTTTTTATTGGGAAAGGGTTGTAAGTTAAGGGGTAGGAGTTAAGGGTTAAGTGAGGTTTGCCCAGACTTGTTATCTAGTTACTTGGCAAATTGCCATTTGCCACTACAGTTTTTCATCCTCTCATCGCCTCACCATCTATCTCATTGGATTACATTTGTTTTCGTATTCGATGAATCTTCACTACGTTACGATTTCATCGCCTCACCATCTATCTCATTGGATTATATTTGTTTTCGTATTCGATGAATCTTCACTACGTTACGATTTCACCTTCTCACCCTCTCTCACCCAAATCCCTTATCAAATAACAAAATCAGAAACCGCATCAAAAAACCTTTTTCTATCGTATCTTTGTCCATTAAAATAACAAGACCATGTCGAAAGAAACGAAAAAAGGAATATTTAGAGGGATTATAGAAAAGGACGAATTAGGAAACTATTTTTGTGGACCTTACTTGTTGGATTACCAATACACAGAAGCGCAATTCAAATTGGGAGATCTAATTAGTATTAAAACGGTAATTGCGAATCCAAGTGGAAAAAGTAGAACAGCTTATCCGATGAAGTCGATGAAGTTTTTCTTAGCAGATGAAGAATAAATAGCTGTATTTAGGCGAAAAGCTATAAAGGAATTGAGGAGATAATGGGTTATTGTCTCCTTTTTTTATGCCTTTACATTAATCCAACTCGTAACCCATAACTCCTAACCCTTATCCCCTAACCCTTATCCCATAACCCCTAACCCCCAACCCCTAACCCCCAACCCCCAACCCCTAACTCCTAACCCCCAACCCATAACCCCTAACCCATAACAATCAGACCTACGAATAAAGAACACTCAAAGTGAGAATTAGCGATTAATTTATTTTGTTAACTGCTGGTATTGCGCTACATTACCGTTCCATTAGGGTAAGGTGTCTTCTGTGATTCGAAGACAAAGAAAGAAGGTCAAGTATTTAATTTGCACAAGTATATGCGCAGCTATTATGCTATTTTAGAAGTGAATCCCACCGCTAGTTCAAACGAGATCAAACAAGCGTTTCGACGATTGTCTAAGCTGTATCATCCCGATATGAATCAAGGCAATACAACGTATCAAAACAAGTTGTTTGAAGTGATTAAAGCTTATGAGGTACTAGGGAATGAAGTTGAACGAAAAGCCTATGATTTGACGCTTTATCGATCAACCTCTACCTTTTCTAGTGCACAAACAACCAGACAAGCCCAACCGACAGCAGATTATTATAAACCCGAAGTAGTGAATTTTAGTTGCAATCAGACGTATTTCTTTATGGGAGATTGGATTGAAATTAGCTGGGAATGCAAACAAGCGGATAGGATTCGAATTTATCCGATGGGCTATATGGATGAATTAAGAGGAAAGGTTATTTATCGCGTAAAAGAATTAGATGCGAAGTATTTGTCTTTTGAGTTGACAGCAACGAATAAGTATAGTGCACATGTAGAAAAGCGTAGTATTCACTTGAATAATGGCGTGTATATGAATTTCACGGAGGCTAATCTGCAAGATCAAGTGAACTATGCAAATCCTCACCATTGGAGTATGGGATTTCTAGCGCCTTTAGGGAGAAGCTCAAGAAAGGATTACGGATTGCGTGTGGCTCTTCTCGGAAGTCTATTTTTAAGTGCCTTTTTATACGCCCCTTATTTTAAAGTTGAAGGAACCTATTCTTTTATTTGTACGGTCTTAATTTATGTCTTGATTATTTGTTCTGCTAGACGCCTTCACGATGTCAATCGACATGGAATACTTTCTTTACTGTTGTTGATTCCGTTGTTGAATATTGCGGTTTTGCTTATCTTACTCTTGTTAAAAGGAGAAGACTTACCCAATAAGCACGGCCGTAAACCTAAGTTTTAACTGAATCAAATGGGTTTAAATAGAGATTGTTTTTCCTTTGTTTTTTTACGGAAACTCGTTGGAGTGTAACGTTTTTTTTAGCTTATATTTGTAGTTAATAATGTTCAAATCCTATTTTTTGAGATGAGTTCTTTGTATTATATCGATCGAACGGATACTCGCTTAGAAGACGTTATGTTTACGGAAGCAGTAGCAAGAGAAATCGAAGCGTTCTTAAAGGAATATAAGTATCGTGAAATCTTGACGAAATACAACCTACCAGTAAGTAATAAGATCTTACTCTACGGTAAAACAGGTTGTGGTAAAACAATGACCGCAAAAGCCATTGCAAAGCAGTTAGATAAAAAGCTAATCATTGTAAACTTGGCGACTATTGTTTCGTCTAAACTGGGTGAAACGGCAAAAAATATCGAAAGTCTGTTTAAAGAAATTCAATATGAGAGTGCTGTTTTGTTTTTTGATGAGTTTGACTCTTTAGGGCAAATTCGCGATTATGACAACAAAGATAATAGTGAGATGAAACGCGTGGTCAATGCCATCTTACAACTCATCGATAACTTTCCACAAAAGTCTATTTTAATTGCTGCGACCAATCAAATACAAATGATTGATGAAGCATTAGTGCGTCGTTTTGAATTAAAACTCGAATATACAGCGCCGGAAAAAGAGGCCTTAGATTTGTATTATGATAAAATGTTGGCTGTTTATCCTGCTGAATATGCAGCTGTAGAACGAGTGTATGATATTTCGTATGCAGAGGCTAAGACGCATATTTATCGTACAGTAAAGAACAATATTATTACAAGCCAACTAGAGTTAGAAAATTAGTAAAGAATAAAAGAATAGAATATATGATGAAATGGGAAAAGTTACTGTCTTTAAAGAAACACGGTGACACATTTGTACGAAATCGCTTAGATGAAAGTCAGACGAGAATTGGGTTTGAAGTAGATTATGATCGCATTATCTTTTCTTCTCCTTTTCGCAGTTTACAAGATAAAACACAAGTTATCCCTTTATCAAAAACAGACTTTGTTCACACAAGGTTGACACATAGTTTAGAAGTTTCTGTGGTAGGTCGTTCATTAGGACGAAATGTAGGAGAGAAGCTCTTGAAGAAATATACCTATTTGTCAGAAGAATACGGTTATACGGTTAATGATTTTGGCGCAATCGTTGCCGCAGCATCCTTAGCACATGACATTGGAAACCCTCCATTTGGTCATTCTGGTGAAAAGGCAATTGGCGATTATTTTAGTCGAGGTGAAGGCCAAGTGTTCAAAGAACAACTAACAGAAAAAGAATGGCAAGACTTGATTGATTTTGAAGGAAATGCCAATGGCTTTTCAATTTTGACTAAATCGCGTCCTGGTATTGAAGGAGGATTGCGTATTTCTTATGCAACCTTAGGTGCTTTCATGAAATACCCGAAGGAGAGTTTACCTAAAAAACCAACACGTGATATTTCGGATAAGAAGTATGGTTTTTTCCAAGGAGACAAAGAAGCATTTATTGATGTCGCTTCTGAATTGGGAATGATCATGAAAGATGATCGTGTAGAAACTGCATTCTATCGCCATCCACTGGCTTATTTAGTAGAAGCAGCAGATGATATCTGTTATACCATTACCGATTTTGAAGATGGGATTAATCTAGGATGGATTCCAGAAGAACACGCGTTGGAGTTCTTGATCATGATTGTTCAAAATAGCATCAATACACAAAAATATTCACAATTAAATTCGAAAGAAGATCGCGTAAGTTATTTACGTGCTTTGGCCATCGGAAGTTTAATTGACGATGTAACTCGTTTGTTTATTGAGAATGAAGAAAAGATTTTAGCAGGGGATTATCCTTTTGCTTTGACAGAGAAGTGTTCTTACATCGCTCAAATGAAGGATATCTTAGCTGTAAGCATCAATAACGTCTATCAGAGTAAAGAAGTCATTGAAAAGGAAATCATTGGCTACCAAGTAATAGAAACGCTTTTAGAACGCTTTATTACGGCTACAAATAATCGTTATTACGGAGAAGATAACCATTATGATGGATTAATCATTAAATTACTTCCAGAACGCTATATTATAGAAAGTGATAGTATGTACGAACGCTTGATGAGTATCTGTCATTTTGTCTCGATGCTGACGGATGGAAAAGCATTAGAATTGTATCATACGATAAAAGTAACCAAATAAAAAAAGGGCTTTTGAAATTCATTTCAAAAGCCCTTTTTCATTATTTAAACAAATATGGAAATGCCTTATTTTTTAGTTGTTGGGATCCAAACGTGAGCGTAAGCCATCATTCCTCCGTCCCATGCTTTCATAGCATCTGGAGCAGCAAGTGCTTTTGCTTCTTCTAGTGTTGTTCCAATTACGTTTCCTTTACTCGTAGAGATAGATGTTACACCACCTTTTGTTGCAATAGCAAATGTTGCTTTTGTTCCATCTGCATAATCTTTAACGTATAACGTTAAGAATTGCCCATTTCTTTCTGCGTAGTATCCTTCAGAGTTTGTGATTTCGAAAATGATTTGTCCTTTAGCTTTGTCAGCAAAAACTTTCTTCAATTCTAATTTTCCACCTTCATCAAAGGTACCTGATCCAGCGAAATCTCCCATGAATAAGAACGCTTCGTTGTTTTCTCCCATTGTGAATTGATAGTATCCTAAGTTATTGCCAATTGTAGCAGAAACATACGTTCCGTTTAATCCTTCAAATGCAGGAATCGTTTCGCCACCTTCACTACCTTCTTTTGTGTAAGTAGTAAATCTACCTCCAGTTAAGTCAGTTGCTAAAGCAAATTCAGCTTCTGCTTTCGTTTTTGCATCAGCTTCACCAAAAGTTAATCTAGCGATATCTACTGTGTTAGCTGTAATGTTTTTTAATTGAGTCACATAGTAAGTACCCGCTTTCTCTCCTTTACCTTCTAATAAGATTTTGTTTGTATTTGTATTGTGTTTTAATACAGTCATATCATAATCTCCATTGAAGTTTACGACTGTATTAGAGAAGTTGTAGAAATATGTGTGTCCTTGTGCAGAGAAAACGTATTTTCCTTGTACAGGAAGATTAATTTTTTCTGAAGGCTCACCATTCATTTTAGTCAATTTCAACCAACCAAATTTGTTGTTTGCATGATCTGGTGTTGAATTTCCACTTGCAGGGTAAACCGCTTTTATTGCTTCAATTTCTGAAGTGAAAGAATAGTCAATATTGATATCTAATGATTCCCCTTCTTTAATATTGCGTAAGAAAAACGCTTTGTATTCACTTGCTGTTTCATGTTTCGAAACTACTTTTAATACACCATCTGTATTTTTATAAATTTTGATGATGTTGTATAGGTCATCTTCTTGTCCGCTTCCTGCCATTAATGACATTTGCATTGAGATTGATTTCTTTTTAAAATCAAATGGAATTGGATTTCCAGCATGCCCGTAAGCGTAAGTACCTTCAAAATGAAGTTCAGTACCTACTTCTGTTTGTCCATTTTCGTCTGGTTTCTCTGGTCTGATTACGTTATCATCACTAGAACAACTAGTAGTACCAACTGAAATGAACGCAAGTATTGCTAAAGCAGATAGGAATTTAGTTACTTTCATCATGAGTAGATTATTATGTTTTTAGTTATAATTTAATTTAGACCAAAAATAAATAAGAAAAATGAGATGTGCAATATTATTTTTATTTTTTCTAAATAAGAATAACTGGTAAAGGAAATTGGCGATGAGAGGGTGAGGTGGTGAGTAGGGGCAAATGGCAATTTGCCCTATATATTGAAGAATCGAATCCAAAAGAATCCCGTGGGAGCAAATGGCAATTTGCCCTGTATATTGAAGGATCGAATCCAAAAAGAATCCCGTGGGAGCAAATGGCAATTTGCCCTGTATATTGAAGGATCGAATCCAAAAAGAATCCCGTAGGGGCAAATGGCAATTTGCCCTGTATATTGAAGAATCGAATCCAAAAAGAATCCCGTAGAGGCAAATGGCAATTTGCCCTGTATGTTGCAAAATTAAATCCAAAAAAAAAGGTACTGTGCAAACACAGTACCTTTTTTTATTTTGTAATCTTTTATCTGTGTAAACAGATAAGTAGATTCTTAAGCTTCAAATGGTAAGATAGAAACGTAAGACTTGTTGTCTTTTTTCTTTTGGAATTTAACAACACCGTCAACTTTAGCATGTAAAGTATGGTCTTTTCCCATATAAACGTTTTCACCAGGATTATGCTTAGAACCTCTTTGTCTTACAAGGATGTTTCCAGCGATAGCTGCTTGACCACCGTAAATCTTAACACCTAAGCGTTTCGATTCTGATTCTCTACCGTTCTTCGAACTTCCGACACCTTTTTTGTGAGCCATGACGTTATAATTTTAAATTGTTAATTACTCAGCTGCTTCAGCTGTTTCTTTTTTAGTCGCTTTTTTCTTTGCTCCACCGAAGTTGATTCCTTCAATTACGATTTGAGTCAAAGCTTGTCTGTGACCGTTTTTCTTTTTGTAACCTTTTCTTCGTTTCTTTTTGAAAACGATTACTTTGTCACCTTTAAGGTGTTGTAAAACTTTAGCTTCTACAGAAGCACCTTCTATAACTGGGGCGCCTACAGTAATGTTGTTGTTGTCATCAACTAAAAGAACTTTATCAAAAGTGATAGTCGCTCCTTCTTCTGTTGCCAAACGGTGAACATAAACTTTAAGGTCTTTGCTAACTTTGAATTGTTGCCCAGCTATCTCTACGATTGCGTACATAACAATAAATTATTAAGGTTTATTTAAGTGTGCAAATTTACAAATCTTTTTTAATTGGTCAAATCTTTTTGATTATTTGTTTTGTAATGTTGTGATTCGTAAGTTCTAAGTTCATGAAATGAGCAATATTTTTCTTTTTGGATTGAAGTGTCTTCTTTCTTTAATCGGAAATTGTTTAGAAAAGCGAAAACACAAAAAAGCAAAAAAGCATCTTCACAAAGCACAAATCGCACTGAATAAGAGTGAATGATCTAAATAATATAAATCCTTCTTTAATCGAAAATTCTTCAAAAAAGCAAAAAAGCGAAAACACAAAAAAGCCTCCTTGTGGTTTTGCTAACGAAATGTTAAATTTTACTATTTAGATTAACTCCCTTGTAACATTTCAAAAAATGTGCGTCTAATTCACGTATAAACTAAATTCAAAAACTACAAAATGAAAAGATCACTCTTGATTTTGGGCGCATTATTTTACGGAATGACAGCGTCAGCTCAAAAAGTGGAATTCGAAGAATACACGTTAGACAATGGGCTAAAAGTTATTTTACATCAGGATAAATCAGCGCCTGTTATTATTACTTCTGTGATGTATCACGTAGGAGCAAAGGATGAAAATCCAGAGCGTACAGGATTCGCGCATTTCTTTGAACACTTATTGTTTGAAGGAACAAAGAATATTGAGCGTGGAGAATGGTTTAAGTTGGTAACAGCAAACGGAGGTAAAAACAACGCCAATACATCAGACGATAGAACGTACTATTATGAGGTATTCCCGTCAAATAATTTAGAACTATCGTTATGGATGGAGTCTGAGCGTTTGATGCACCCAATTATCAACCAAATTGGTGTAGATACACAAAATGAGGTTGTAAAAGAGGAGAAACGTTTGCGTATGGACAACCAACCTTACGGACAATTATTACCTCAAGTAAAAGAAAATTTATTCAAGAAACACCCCTACCGTTGGGCTCCTATTGGATCAATGGAGCATTTAGATGCAGCTACTTTAGAGGAGTTCTTAGCTTTTAATAAAAAATTCTATATCCCTAATAATGCTGTATTAGTTGTAGCAGGAGATTTTGAAACAGCACAAGCTAAAAATTGGATTAAGCAATATTTTGGTTCTATTGCAAAAGGAACACCTGTAACACGTGCTGCAATCCAAGAAGATCCAATTACAAAAGAAATCAGAGCAGAATACCAAGATCCGAATGTTCAGATTCCGATGTTAGTTCAAGCGTACCGTACACCATCAATGAAAACACGTGATGCTCGTGTATTGGATATGATTTCTTCCATCTTATCAAATGGAAAAAGCTCTAG
The window above is part of the Myroides odoratus DSM 2801 genome. Proteins encoded here:
- the odhB gene encoding 2-oxoglutarate dehydrogenase complex dihydrolipoyllysine-residue succinyltransferase, which gives rise to MSILEMKVPSPGESITEVEIATWLVKDGDYVEKDQAIAEVDSDKATLELPAEASGIITLKAEEGDAVAVGQVVCLIDTSAAKPAGGSSTEAKPAAEAPKAEAPKAEPVQAPAAAATYATGTASPAAKKILDEKNIDAATVSGTGKDGRITKEDALNAKHSMGTPTGGSRGEERKKMSMLRRKVAERLVEAKNTTAMLTTFNEVNLTNVNKLRSEYKDAFKAKHGVGLGFMSFFTKAVTRALALYPDVNSMIDGQEQIKYDFCDISIAVSGPKGLMVPVVRNAELLSFRGVEAEIKRLATRARDGQITVDEMTGGTFTITNGGVFGSMLSTPIINPPQSGILGMHNIIERPIAVDGKVEIHPMMYVALSYDHRIIDGRESVGFLVAIKEALENPTELLMDNNPKKALEL
- a CDS encoding DnaJ domain-containing protein; its protein translation is MRSYYAILEVNPTASSNEIKQAFRRLSKLYHPDMNQGNTTYQNKLFEVIKAYEVLGNEVERKAYDLTLYRSTSTFSSAQTTRQAQPTADYYKPEVVNFSCNQTYFFMGDWIEISWECKQADRIRIYPMGYMDELRGKVIYRVKELDAKYLSFELTATNKYSAHVEKRSIHLNNGVYMNFTEANLQDQVNYANPHHWSMGFLAPLGRSSRKDYGLRVALLGSLFLSAFLYAPYFKVEGTYSFICTVLIYVLIICSARRLHDVNRHGILSLLLLIPLLNIAVLLILLLLKGEDLPNKHGRKPKF
- a CDS encoding AAA family ATPase; this encodes MSSLYYIDRTDTRLEDVMFTEAVAREIEAFLKEYKYREILTKYNLPVSNKILLYGKTGCGKTMTAKAIAKQLDKKLIIVNLATIVSSKLGETAKNIESLFKEIQYESAVLFFDEFDSLGQIRDYDNKDNSEMKRVVNAILQLIDNFPQKSILIAATNQIQMIDEALVRRFELKLEYTAPEKEALDLYYDKMLAVYPAEYAAVERVYDISYAEAKTHIYRTVKNNIITSQLELEN
- the dgt gene encoding dGTP triphosphohydrolase; translation: MMKWEKLLSLKKHGDTFVRNRLDESQTRIGFEVDYDRIIFSSPFRSLQDKTQVIPLSKTDFVHTRLTHSLEVSVVGRSLGRNVGEKLLKKYTYLSEEYGYTVNDFGAIVAAASLAHDIGNPPFGHSGEKAIGDYFSRGEGQVFKEQLTEKEWQDLIDFEGNANGFSILTKSRPGIEGGLRISYATLGAFMKYPKESLPKKPTRDISDKKYGFFQGDKEAFIDVASELGMIMKDDRVETAFYRHPLAYLVEAADDICYTITDFEDGINLGWIPEEHALEFLIMIVQNSINTQKYSQLNSKEDRVSYLRALAIGSLIDDVTRLFIENEEKILAGDYPFALTEKCSYIAQMKDILAVSINNVYQSKEVIEKEIIGYQVIETLLERFITATNNRYYGEDNHYDGLIIKLLPERYIIESDSMYERLMSICHFVSMLTDGKALELYHTIKVTK
- the rpmA gene encoding 50S ribosomal protein L27, with the translated sequence MAHKKGVGSSKNGRESESKRLGVKIYGGQAAIAGNILVRQRGSKHNPGENVYMGKDHTLHAKVDGVVKFQKKKDNKSYVSILPFEA
- the rplU gene encoding 50S ribosomal protein L21, whose product is MYAIVEIAGQQFKVSKDLKVYVHRLATEEGATITFDKVLLVDDNNNITVGAPVIEGASVEAKVLQHLKGDKVIVFKKKRRKGYKKKNGHRQALTQIVIEGINFGGAKKKATKKETAEAAE
- a CDS encoding M16 family metallopeptidase, whose amino-acid sequence is MKRSLLILGALFYGMTASAQKVEFEEYTLDNGLKVILHQDKSAPVIITSVMYHVGAKDENPERTGFAHFFEHLLFEGTKNIERGEWFKLVTANGGKNNANTSDDRTYYYEVFPSNNLELSLWMESERLMHPIINQIGVDTQNEVVKEEKRLRMDNQPYGQLLPQVKENLFKKHPYRWAPIGSMEHLDAATLEEFLAFNKKFYIPNNAVLVVAGDFETAQAKNWIKQYFGSIAKGTPVTRAAIQEDPITKEIRAEYQDPNVQIPMLVQAYRTPSMKTRDARVLDMISSILSNGKSSRLYKKIVDEQKKALEIGAFNLSQEDYGAYLIYGLPMQGYTTEDLVTEIDKEIEKLQTELISERDFQKLQNVLENEYVRGNSDLEGLAHNLATYSLLYGDTNLINTNIEMYRDITREEIREVAKKYLNKNQRLILDYTPEKDANN